TGTTTGTAGATCATCCCAAGTACTACGATAAAGCCCTGAATTCCGCAGCTACCGTTGTGCTTATTAATAAAGAAGTGGAATGTCCTGAAGGAAAGGCTTTATTGATTTCAGATGATCCCTTCAGGGATTTCAATAAGCTTACCAGGTACTTTAAGCCTTTTGAAAAGGCTACTTCAAACCTGGCTGCTTCCGCAGAAGTGGGAGAAGGAAGTGTGATACAACCGGGCGCGTTTGTGGGGAACAATGTGAAAATTGGTAAGAACTGTCTTATTCATGCCAACGTAAGTATTTACGATAACACTATTATTGGAGATAATGTTACCATACATTCAGGTAGCGTTTTAGGGGGAGATGCTTTTTACTACAAGAAACGTCCCGAAGGTTACGATAAACTTATATCGGGTGGCAGAGTGGTGATCAAAGACAACGTGGATATTGGTGCTAATTGCACTATAGACAAAGGTGTGACCGGTGACACCACCATTGGTAAGGGAACCAAGCTTGATAACTTAATCCAGGTGGGGCACGATACGGTAATTGGAGAAAACTGCCTTATCGCTTCGCAGGTGGGCATTGCCGGCGCAGTGGTTATTGAAGATGATGTAACCGTTTGGGGGCAGGTTGGCTTCCGAAGCGGGATTGTAGTTAAAAAAGGCGGTGTAATGATGGGGCAGGCCGGGATCACAAAATCAACTAAAGAAAATACCGTATATTCGGGAAATCCGGCAATGGAGTCTCGCGAGTGGCTTAAAGAGTTGGCACTTTTGCGCCGATTGCCTAAATTGATGGAAAAAATAAACGGTTGATATGAGCTTAACACCTAAAGATTGCGTTGCGAAATTCTATTCATCAGATTTTTACAAAAATCCTGAATCTGTAAAAGATTACCTTCATCCCGAAGCACAACTGTTCTGGAACAGTAGCGCCGGCTTCCATAAGTTGGGTTATTCAGAAATAGCCGGCATGTCTAAGGAACTTTCTCAATCTTTTGATCATCTGCGGGCCGATATTAGTCACCTCCTAAGCGATGGGGATACGGTTACCATCCGCTTTACTTATTATGTGAGAACTGTAGAGAACCCCGATGAAGAACTTCCTATGGCTCATTTTATTTCTATTTGGGAATGTAAGGACGGGAAAATGTACAAAGGCCATCAAATCAGTCAGCAGGCAGATGACAGCCCTGAGAATCTGGATTCTTTCCTTCCAATTAATTAATAAAACCCTTTAGGTTTCTTTTATAAAAACCTAATTTTGCAACTGAAAAATCAAATAATCAACTATGAGCGTTTTAGTCAATAAAGATTCAAAAATAATTGTACAAGGATTTACCGGAAGTGAAGGTACTTTTCACGCCGGCCAGATGATCGAGTATGGAACGAATGTGGTAGGTGGTGTTACCCCCGGAAAAGGAGGTCAAAAACATCTTGAAAAGCCTGTTTTTAACACCGTTTCTGATGCTGTTAAAGAAACAGGGGCCGACGTTTCAATTATTTTTGTGCCACCGGCTTTTGCAGCCGATGCCATTATGGAAGCAGCAGACGCAGGTATCAAGGTAATCATCACGATCACCGAAGGTATCCCGGTTGCCGATATGATTAAAGCTGCCGATTATATTAAAGATAAAGATTGTCGTCTTGTAGGTCCAAACTGTCCCGGAGTGATCACTCCGGGAGAAGCCAAAGTGGGAATCATGCCCGGTTTCGTATTCAAAAAAGGTAAAGTTGGGATCGTTTCAAAATCGGGAACCCTTACTTATGAAGCTGCCGATCAGGTGGTAAAACAGGGGCTTGGAATTACTACTGCCATCGGGATTGGGGGAGATCCAATTATTGGGACCACTACAAAAGAGGCTGTAGAGCTATTAATGAACGACGATGAGACTGAATGTATCGTAATGATTGGGGAAATTGGCGGTCAGCTTGAAGCCGATGCCGCAAGATGGGTGAAAGAGAACGGCAACAAGAAGCCAGTTGTTGGTTTTATAGCCGGAGAAACTGCGCCAAAAGGAAGAACAATGGGGCACGCCGGCGCAATTGTAGGCGGAAGTGAAGATACAGCACAGGCTAAAAAAGCCATTTTAAGAGAGAATGGAATCCATGTGGTTGATTCTCCTGCCGAAATTGGCAAGAAAGTTAAAGAAGTGATGGGATAATTATTTCCCGCTTAAAGATCATTAAAAACCTCCGTAACTTGTCAAAAAAGGCAGTTTTCGGAGGTTTTTTAGTCCCCACCACTTCTTTTGTTATATTTGAAAGAAATTAATCCACACCAGGAAAACAGATAATTAATCATGAAATTATTAGAAGGAAAAAATGCTATCATTACCGGTGCCAGTAGAGGGATTGGTAAAGGAATAGCCGAGGTTTTTGCAAAACACGGTGCCAATGTCGCTTTTACTTACAGTTCTTCTGCCGAAGCTGCCATCCAGCTCGAGAAAGAACTTCAGGAACTGGGCATAAAAGCAAAAGGTTATAAGTCAAATGCAGCCGACTTCAAAGAGGCTGAAGAACTTGTGAAAAACGTTCTTGAAGATTTCGGAAGCATAGATGTACTCGTAAATAATGCCGGTATTACCAAAGACAATCTCCTTATGCGAATGAGCGAAGAAGACTTTGACAAAGTAATTGATGTCAACCTTAAATCTGTATTTAATATGACCAAAGCTGTGCAGCGCAGCATGCTTAAACAGCGCCAGGGAAGCATCATCAACATGAGTAGTGTGGTTGGGGTAAAAGGAAATGCCGGGCAGGCAAACTATGCCGCTTCAAAAGCCGGAATGATTGGCTTCTCTAAATCCATGGCCCTTGAACTTGGTTCCCGAAACATCAGGACCAACGTTATCGCCCCGGGTTTCATTGAGACTGAAATGACAGGAAAACTCGACGAAAAAACTGTAGAGGGCTGGAGAGAGGCTATTCCTTTAAAAAGAGGCGGAACACCCGAAGATATTGCAAATACCTGTGTTTTCCTCGCCAGTGACCTGAGTGCCTACATTACAGGCCAGGTTATAAATGTAGATGGCGGAATGCTTACCTAAATTTTATATTGAATATTGAATATTTAATATTAAGGCTGCTTAAAAAGGGCATTTTTGGGAATGAACTTTTAAGCAGCCTTTTTCTCTTGGCATTATTTGCGTACTTTTCTTTCTCTAAACTATTAAATGCCGGTTTCAACATTTTTACTTATTCTCCTTTCTTTTGTGCTTGCTTTGGTAGTGGCGCTGTTCCAGTATTTCTACAAAACAAAAAAGCGGGGTGCCAAAAATGCCATTTTTGGAGGCCTTCGTTTTCTGGCCACCTTTGCACTTCTGGTGTTGCTTATCAATCCAAAGATGAACAGTACCCGGTATTATACTGAAAAACCTGCTTTGGTACTCGCTGTAGATAATTCCTCTTCCATCGCAACTTTTGGAGCAGGAGAAGAGGTCAGGAATTTTGCTGAAGCTATCCGCGGCGACCGGGAATTGCAGGAAAATTTTGACATTGTGTTTTTTTCCTTCGGAAAAGAACTTGAACAGAGCGATTCGCTCTCCTTTGATGCCCCGCAAACCAATCTTCCTGCCGTTTTCAATGGCCTTTCGGCACTTTATGAAAAGCAGGTGGCCCCAACCCTGCTTATTACTGACGGAAATCAGACTTTAGGCGAAGAAATGGCTTTTGTGGCCGCGCGTTACCGGCAGCCCGTACTTCCGGTGGTGGTGGGCGATACGCTGAATTATGAGGATTTGGGGATTTCCAGGATCAACGTTAATAAATATGCCTTTTTGAACAACCGATTTCCGGTGGAGATCATACTGAATTACTCCGGAAAATCTTCCGCAGCGACAAAACTGGAAATTCTGGAAGGAAGTTCAGTGCTGCATTCAGAGCAGCTTTCATTTTCGCCTCAAGATAATTCCGAAGTAATAAGAGTTGAGCTTATGGCAGGTGCCGTGGGGGTTCATAATTACAGCGTGCGGCTCCAGGCTGTTGATGCTGAGAAAAACCTGCTCAACAATACCCGCGAATTTGCAGTGGAAGTTATTGATGAACGCACAAAAGTGCTTATTGCTTATTCGATTCTACACCCCGATTTGGGGGCGCTGCAAAACGCCATTGAATCTAACCGGCAAAGGGAAGTGGAGCTGAAACCTATTGCTGAAGTTGAAGATGCAAAAGAATACCAGCTTGTCATCCTGTACCAGCCCGATGCGCGATTTAAAACTTTAATGGACCTGCTCCAGTCCCAAAACCAAAATTATTTCCTCATCACAGGCCCAGAAACAGACTGGAATTTCCTGAACCGCCAGCAGGATCTTTTTGACCAGGAGCTTACCGGTCAGTCAGAAGAATTCTTTCCCATTTGGAGTGAGAACTTCAAAGCTTTTCAGACTGAAGATATCGGGTATCAGGATTTTCCGCCGCTTAAAGGCAATTTCGGAGATTTTAATGCTCCTGAAAATCTTGATGTGCTGTTGTACAGAGAGGTCCAGGGCCTGGAAACAGATGTTCCTTTAATGGGCGTGGGTGCTGCCGGAAATTCTAAAGTTGCTTATATTTTTGGAGCTGACATTTGGCGCTGGCGAAGCCTGGTGTTTCGGAAAACCGGCTCTTTTGAGAAGTTTGATGAGCTTATTGGAAAGATGGTGCAGTTACTGGCATCAAAAGGCAGGCAGGACAGGTTGCTGGTGCAGTATGAGCCTTTGTACAATGGCAGTGAAGAAGTTGTAATTTCGGCAGATTACTTTGATCAAAGTTTCATTTTTGATCCCCGTGCACGGCTTGAAATTGCCCTGGAAAATCAACAAACAAATGAGCAGCGACAAATCCCCTTACTGCTTAAAGGCAATTCTTATAAGGTAGATTTGAGCAGTCTTCCTGCCGGAGATTACAATTTCAGCGTTCGGGAAACTACCGGGGGCTTAGCCCGCTCTGGCAGTTTCAGGATCCTCGATTTTGATGTAGAGCAACAATTTGGCAGGGCAAACCTGGAAAAGCTGCGGCAAATTGCAGATCAAAAAGGGGAACAGCTTTATTTTCTTCAGGATTTTGAACAGCTAAAGCAGGATTTATTATCGAACGATTCTTACGCTACAATTCAAAAAAGCCGTGAAAAGGACGTATCTTTGATCGACTGGAAATACCTGCTGGGGATCATTGTTTTAGCGCTTGGCGCAGAGTGGTTCCTAAGGAAGTATTACGGCCTTATTTAAATTCTTATTATTTATTACTTATGGACAGATTGCCCAAAATTGGCCTGCCAATTCTCTTTGCAGGAATTATCTTAATTATTCTCGTTGCCAAATCTACAGTCACTATCAACTCGGGTGAAGCAGGAGTGCTTTATCAAACCTTTGGTGGTGGGGTGGTAACAGATGAACCCCCGCTTGGTGAAGGATTTCACTTTGTAGCTCCGTGGAACAAGATCTTTGTTTATGAAGTGCGTCAACAGTCTTTGGATGAAAAAATGCAGGTTCTTTCTTCAAATGGTCTGGAAATTAAACTGGATGCCTCCATTTGGTTTCAGCCAGATTATGAAGATCTGGGCTCGCTGCATAAAGAAAGAGGTGAGGCTTACGTGCAAAGGGTGTTGCAACCCGCAGTGCGCTCTGCAGCCCGTGCTGTAGTTGGTAGATATAATCCTGAACAGCTTTACGCAAGTAAAAGAGAGGCTATACAGCAGGAGATCTTTGAAGAGACTCAAAAACTACTTAAAGATCAATATGTGCAAATTAATGAAGTTCTTGTGAGGGATGTTTCTTTACCCTCAACCATAAAAGAGGCTATTGAACGTAAACTGCGCCAGGAACAGGAATCTCTCGAATATGAATTCCGGTTGACAAAAGCCGAACAGGAAGCCGAAAGACAGAGAATTGACGCCGAAGGTAAAGCCCGTGCAAACAGAATTCTCGATGCTTCGTTGACACCTTTGGTATTGCGCGAAAAAGGGATTCAGGCAACTTTAGAGCTTGCCAAATCTCCAAATGCGAAGGTTGTGGTTGTAGGTTCGGGAGAAGATGGAATGCCGCTAATTCTAGGAGGTAATTAATTTTTTACATTTTATTTCCTGAAATTGAAATAAAAATTTATTTTTGTCTCACATAATGAAAGCAAAACAACTACATCATCATCATTCTCATTCATTCGCTCTTGCGAGGTGAGATTGGTATGTGTATAACTCATATTTCAAAAACCCGTTTGAGCAGCTCAAACGGGTTTTTTTATTCCCTTTGGTCTGCCTGAACATAAAAACAACCAAAATGAACAGAATTAGAATAGCAGTACAAAAATCGGGTAGGTTACACGATGATTCTTTAAAGCTCCTTAAAGACGCGGGAATTTCGGTAGATAATGGCAGGGAGCAGCTCAAAGCGGCTTCGGGGAATTTTCCTCTTGAAGTTTTTTATCTGCGCAACGGCGACATTCCGCAGTACCTTAGAGATGGGGTGGTAGATGCCGCAATCATTGGCGAGAATGTGCTGGTAGAAAAAGGAGAAGACATCATCATGGCAGAAAAGCTGGGATTTTCAAAATGCCGTGTTTCCCTGGCCGTGCCAAAATCGGTGAAATATTCAGGGATTGAAGATCTGCAGGGAGCAAAAATTGCCACTTCTTACCCCAATACCGTTAAAGAATACCTCTCAAAAAAGGGAATTACAGCCGATCTTCACATCATCAACGGCTCGGTTGAAATTGCTCCCAACATAGGCCTGGCCGATGCAATTTGCGATATAGTTTCCAGCGGAAGCACCCTTTTTAAGAACAATCTCAAGGAAGTGGAAGTGATGCTGAAAAGTGAAGCAGTACTGGCAGTTTCTCCGCGAATTGATTCGGAAAGAGAGGAGGTTTTAAAGAAATTGCAGTTCAGGATCAAATCTGTTCTACGGGCCCGAAATTCAAAATATATTTTAATGAATGTGCCCAATTCAAAACTCGATGCCGTGATCAAATTGTTGCCGGGAATGAGAAGCCCAACGGTACTTCCCCTGGCCGAAGAGGGCTGGAGTTCACTGCACACGGTGATTTCAGAAGAAAGGTTCTGGGAAGTGATAGATGAATTAAAGCAAAACGGTGCCGAAGGTATACTTGTTGCACCCATTGAAAAAATGGTACTCTAAAAACCGTAAAAATGAAGAAATTTTTTGATCCCCAAAGACAGGAATGGGAAGCAATATTAGAGCGCCCCACTAAGACTGTAGAAGATATTGAGCAGGTTGTAGAACAAATTTTCAGGGAAGTAAAAGCTGGTGGCGATGCCGCGGTAAAGAATTATTCCCGGATTTTTGACGGCTTTAATTCTGATAATTTTGAGGTGGCTTCGGAAGAAATCGCGAATGCTTCAGCCGGCCTTTCTGAAGAACTTAAAACCGCCATTGGCCTTGCCAAAGAAAATATCCGGAAGTTTCACGCTGCGCAGAAGACAGGAAGGGTGACAGTAGAAACTGTTTCCGGAGTGGAATGCTGGCAGGAAAAACGCTCAATTCAAAAAGTGGGCTTGTACATTCCGGGAGGCTCTGCGCCTTTGTTTTCCACTATTTTGATGCTTGCCGTACCTGCGCAAATTGCTGGCTGTAAAGAAGTAATTTTGTGTACTCCGCCGGCAAAAGACGGTTCTGTGAACCCAGCGATACTTTACGCAGCCCAAGTCTGCGGTATTCAGAAAATATATAAAGTGGGCGGGATCCAGGCGATCGCGGCAATGACTTTTGGTACAGAAAGTATTGAAAAGGTCTATAAGATCTTTGGCCCCGGAAACCAATATGTTACGGTTGCCAAACAGCTGGCCACCAAATACAATGTTGCCATAGATATGCCTGCGGGACCGTCGGAGTTACTTGTAGTTGCCGATGACACTGCCGATGCTGCTTTCGTAGCGTCCGATTTGCTGTCGCAGGCCGAACACGGTGCCGATAGTCAGGTGGTGCTTGTTTCCCTTTCAAAAGAGCTTCTGGAGCAGGTGGCTTCAGAAATTGAGAAGCAACTGGAAGAACTTCCGCGGAAGGAAATTGCCCGGGCAGCCATTGCACACTCCCGGTTCATTTACATGAGTTCTTCGGAAAAAGCCCTTGAACTTATCGATAAATATGCGCCCGAACATTTCATTATTTGTACCTCGAATCCTGATTTTTTTGTGGACGGGATCAATAACGCCGGTTCTGTATTTATTGGCAACTATACGCCCGAAAGTGCGGGGGATTATGCTTCGGGTACCAATCACACGCTTCCAACCAATGGCTATGCCAGGCAGTACAGCGGCGTAAACCTCGACAGTTTTACCAAGGCCATTACTTTCCAAAAGATCTCTTCGGAAGGTATCCAAACCATTGGGCCTGCCATAGAATTAATGGCAGAGGCTGAAGGTTTACAGGCGCACAAAAATGCGGTGGCTTTAAGGTTGAAGAAATTAAAAACTCTGAACAATGAATAGCAGTTTTAACCTGGAAAAATTGGTGCGTCCAAATGTGCTAAAGATGAAACCCTATTCTTCGGCACGCGACGAATACAAAACTGACGGCCGAAAAATGACATTTTTGGATGCCAATGAAAACCCGTTTGAAAATGGTGTGAACCGCTATCCCGATCCGCAGCAGGGAAAGCTGAAGGCAGTGCTGGCCTCTCAAAAAGGGGTTTCTGCGAGTAAAATTCTGCTGGGCAACGGCAGCGACGAGGTACTGGATTTGATCTTTCGGGCCTTTTGCAGGCCGCAGGTAGATAACGTGATCACCCTGCCGCCAACTTATGGCATGTACAAGGTATTGGCGGGGCTGAATGAAATTGAAGACAGGGAAGTGGTGCTAAAAAGCAATTTTCAGCCCGATCTTGCAGCCATTCTTGAACAAGTTGATGAACATACCAAAATTATCTTCCTGTGCTCACCCAACAACCCCACCGGGAATTCATTTTCCGAAGCTTCCGTAGAGAAAATCCTGAAGAATTTTAACGGACTTGTAGTTATTGATGAGGCGTACATAGATTTTTCAGCCGAAGAGAGCTGGCTTCAGCGGCTGGAAGGATTTCCAAACCTGGTGATCACGCAAACGCTTTCCAAAGCTTATGGCCTGGCGGGAATAAGGCTAGGGATTTGCTATGCTTCCGAAGAAATTATCAACCTGCTCAACAAGATCAAACCTCCGTACAACGTAAACGAGCTCACGCAGCAAAGAGCCCTGGACCGGCTTTCAAAACCTGAAGAGGTGAACCGCGAGGTGCAACTTATTCTTCAGGAAAGGGAGTTACTGCAGGATAACCTCTCAAAAATGGCATTTGTAAAGGAAATTTTTCCGTCAGATGCTAACTTTCTGCTGGTGAGGGTAGAGGATGCCACAGCGAAATACCGCCAATTACTGGAAGCCGGTGTGGTGGTGCGCAACCGAAGCAGTCAGCAGTTATGCGAGAACACTTTGAGGTTTACCGTGGGCACTCCCGAAGAAAATCAGGAATTATTAAAGAAATTAAGGCAATTAGAAGCATGAAAAAAGTATTATTTATAGATCGTGACGGCACACTGGTTCTTGAGCCCGAAGATTATCAACTCGATCATTTTGAAAAACTGGAGTTTTTTCCTGAAGTTTTTCAGTATCTGCCAAGGATAGTAAAAGAACTTGATTACGAGCTGGTGATGGTCACCAATCAGGATGGTTTGGGAACAAATTCTTTCCCGGAAGACACCTTTTGGCCGGTGCAGAATTTTATTTTGAAAGCGTTTGAGAATGAAGGAGTGAAATTTTCAGAAATAGTGATTGACCGCACTTTTCCTGAAGATAATGCACCCACCCGAAAACCCGGCACCGGACTCCTAAAAGCCTATTTTGATACTGAAAAATATGATCTGGAAAATTCATTTGTATTGGGGGACAGGCTAACCGATATGGAGCTGGCAAAAAACCTGGGCGCCAAAGGAATTTTTATCACGGGTCATGAAGAATTGGGAAGTGCTGAAATTTCAGTAAAAAAAGATGAGCTGAAAAAGTTTATTCGGCTGGAAACCAGTTCATGGAAAGATATTTACAGCTTTTTAAAGCTGGAAGAACGCACGGCCTGCATTAGCAGGAAAACCAATGAAACCGATATTTCTATCGCCATAAACCTGGACGGTACCGGGAAAAGCAAGATCGACACCGGAATTAAATTCTTTGACCACATGCTCGATCAGATTGCCCGTCACGGCCAGATGGACCTGGATATTGCTGTAAAAGGCGACCTGGAAGTAGACGAGCACCACACTATAGAAGACACGGCGATTGCTTTGGGCGAGGTTTTTTCGAAAGCCCTCGGAAACAAACTCGGCATTGAGCGTTATGGTTTTGCGTTGCCCATGGATGATTGTTTGGCGCAGGTGGCGATTGACTTTGGCGGAAGAAACTGGCTGGTTTGGGAAGCCGATTTTAAGAGGGAAATGATTGGGGCAATGCCTACGGAGATGTTCTATCACTTCTTTAAATCTTTTACCGATGGTGCTAAAGCCAACCTGAACATCAAAGCTGAGGGCACTAATGAACATCATAAGATAGAGGCAATTTTCAAGGCTTTTGCGAAAGCAATTAAGGTCGCTGTAAAAAGGGATGCTGAAAAGATGATTTTGCCGTCAACAAAAGGAATGCTGTAATTAGACGCTAGACGTTAGATCTTAGACTTTAGATTAAAAGAAATGAAAATAGTAATTATAGATTATGGCGCGGGGAATATACAGAGCATAAAATTTGCTTTGGAGCGGCTGGGCTACACAGGAATCTTGAGCAGTGATGCCGACGAAATAAAGTCGGCAGATAAAGTCATTTTTCCAGGAGTAGGAGAGGCGAGTTCAGCCATGAAAAAGCTGAAGAGCACCGGTCTTGACAAAGTAATTCCGCAGCTGAAGCAGCCGGTGCTGGGAATTTGCCTGGGCATGCAGCTGATGTGCAATCGCTCGGAAGAAGGTGATACCGAAGGCTTGGGGATTTTTGATGTGGATGTAATTCATTTTGAAAAAAACTTGAAGGTGCCGCACATAGGCTGGAACCGGATAAAAGAGCTCAAAAGTGACATTTTTGAGGGGATATCTGAAAATGAGTTTGTATACCTGGTGCACAGTTTTTACGCGCCCATTTGTTCTGAAACCATTGCC
This Salinimicrobium tongyeongense DNA region includes the following protein-coding sequences:
- a CDS encoding UDP-3-O-(3-hydroxymyristoyl)glucosamine N-acyltransferase; this encodes MKFPQQHTLEQIATIISSEFVGPADFPVLGMNEIHVVTPGDIVFVDHPKYYDKALNSAATVVLINKEVECPEGKALLISDDPFRDFNKLTRYFKPFEKATSNLAASAEVGEGSVIQPGAFVGNNVKIGKNCLIHANVSIYDNTIIGDNVTIHSGSVLGGDAFYYKKRPEGYDKLISGGRVVIKDNVDIGANCTIDKGVTGDTTIGKGTKLDNLIQVGHDTVIGENCLIASQVGIAGAVVIEDDVTVWGQVGFRSGIVVKKGGVMMGQAGITKSTKENTVYSGNPAMESREWLKELALLRRLPKLMEKING
- a CDS encoding nuclear transport factor 2 family protein, with translation MSLTPKDCVAKFYSSDFYKNPESVKDYLHPEAQLFWNSSAGFHKLGYSEIAGMSKELSQSFDHLRADISHLLSDGDTVTIRFTYYVRTVENPDEELPMAHFISIWECKDGKMYKGHQISQQADDSPENLDSFLPIN
- the sucD gene encoding succinate--CoA ligase subunit alpha encodes the protein MSVLVNKDSKIIVQGFTGSEGTFHAGQMIEYGTNVVGGVTPGKGGQKHLEKPVFNTVSDAVKETGADVSIIFVPPAFAADAIMEAADAGIKVIITITEGIPVADMIKAADYIKDKDCRLVGPNCPGVITPGEAKVGIMPGFVFKKGKVGIVSKSGTLTYEAADQVVKQGLGITTAIGIGGDPIIGTTTKEAVELLMNDDETECIVMIGEIGGQLEADAARWVKENGNKKPVVGFIAGETAPKGRTMGHAGAIVGGSEDTAQAKKAILRENGIHVVDSPAEIGKKVKEVMG
- the fabG gene encoding 3-oxoacyl-[acyl-carrier-protein] reductase; protein product: MKLLEGKNAIITGASRGIGKGIAEVFAKHGANVAFTYSSSAEAAIQLEKELQELGIKAKGYKSNAADFKEAEELVKNVLEDFGSIDVLVNNAGITKDNLLMRMSEEDFDKVIDVNLKSVFNMTKAVQRSMLKQRQGSIINMSSVVGVKGNAGQANYAASKAGMIGFSKSMALELGSRNIRTNVIAPGFIETEMTGKLDEKTVEGWREAIPLKRGGTPEDIANTCVFLASDLSAYITGQVINVDGGMLT
- a CDS encoding VWA domain-containing protein, producing MPVSTFLLILLSFVLALVVALFQYFYKTKKRGAKNAIFGGLRFLATFALLVLLINPKMNSTRYYTEKPALVLAVDNSSSIATFGAGEEVRNFAEAIRGDRELQENFDIVFFSFGKELEQSDSLSFDAPQTNLPAVFNGLSALYEKQVAPTLLITDGNQTLGEEMAFVAARYRQPVLPVVVGDTLNYEDLGISRINVNKYAFLNNRFPVEIILNYSGKSSAATKLEILEGSSVLHSEQLSFSPQDNSEVIRVELMAGAVGVHNYSVRLQAVDAEKNLLNNTREFAVEVIDERTKVLIAYSILHPDLGALQNAIESNRQREVELKPIAEVEDAKEYQLVILYQPDARFKTLMDLLQSQNQNYFLITGPETDWNFLNRQQDLFDQELTGQSEEFFPIWSENFKAFQTEDIGYQDFPPLKGNFGDFNAPENLDVLLYREVQGLETDVPLMGVGAAGNSKVAYIFGADIWRWRSLVFRKTGSFEKFDELIGKMVQLLASKGRQDRLLVQYEPLYNGSEEVVISADYFDQSFIFDPRARLEIALENQQTNEQRQIPLLLKGNSYKVDLSSLPAGDYNFSVRETTGGLARSGSFRILDFDVEQQFGRANLEKLRQIADQKGEQLYFLQDFEQLKQDLLSNDSYATIQKSREKDVSLIDWKYLLGIIVLALGAEWFLRKYYGLI
- a CDS encoding prohibitin family protein; translated protein: MDRLPKIGLPILFAGIILIILVAKSTVTINSGEAGVLYQTFGGGVVTDEPPLGEGFHFVAPWNKIFVYEVRQQSLDEKMQVLSSNGLEIKLDASIWFQPDYEDLGSLHKERGEAYVQRVLQPAVRSAARAVVGRYNPEQLYASKREAIQQEIFEETQKLLKDQYVQINEVLVRDVSLPSTIKEAIERKLRQEQESLEYEFRLTKAEQEAERQRIDAEGKARANRILDASLTPLVLREKGIQATLELAKSPNAKVVVVGSGEDGMPLILGGN
- the hisG gene encoding ATP phosphoribosyltransferase, whose product is MNRIRIAVQKSGRLHDDSLKLLKDAGISVDNGREQLKAASGNFPLEVFYLRNGDIPQYLRDGVVDAAIIGENVLVEKGEDIIMAEKLGFSKCRVSLAVPKSVKYSGIEDLQGAKIATSYPNTVKEYLSKKGITADLHIINGSVEIAPNIGLADAICDIVSSGSTLFKNNLKEVEVMLKSEAVLAVSPRIDSEREEVLKKLQFRIKSVLRARNSKYILMNVPNSKLDAVIKLLPGMRSPTVLPLAEEGWSSLHTVISEERFWEVIDELKQNGAEGILVAPIEKMVL
- the hisD gene encoding histidinol dehydrogenase; the encoded protein is MKKFFDPQRQEWEAILERPTKTVEDIEQVVEQIFREVKAGGDAAVKNYSRIFDGFNSDNFEVASEEIANASAGLSEELKTAIGLAKENIRKFHAAQKTGRVTVETVSGVECWQEKRSIQKVGLYIPGGSAPLFSTILMLAVPAQIAGCKEVILCTPPAKDGSVNPAILYAAQVCGIQKIYKVGGIQAIAAMTFGTESIEKVYKIFGPGNQYVTVAKQLATKYNVAIDMPAGPSELLVVADDTADAAFVASDLLSQAEHGADSQVVLVSLSKELLEQVASEIEKQLEELPRKEIARAAIAHSRFIYMSSSEKALELIDKYAPEHFIICTSNPDFFVDGINNAGSVFIGNYTPESAGDYASGTNHTLPTNGYARQYSGVNLDSFTKAITFQKISSEGIQTIGPAIELMAEAEGLQAHKNAVALRLKKLKTLNNE
- the hisC gene encoding histidinol-phosphate transaminase yields the protein MNSSFNLEKLVRPNVLKMKPYSSARDEYKTDGRKMTFLDANENPFENGVNRYPDPQQGKLKAVLASQKGVSASKILLGNGSDEVLDLIFRAFCRPQVDNVITLPPTYGMYKVLAGLNEIEDREVVLKSNFQPDLAAILEQVDEHTKIIFLCSPNNPTGNSFSEASVEKILKNFNGLVVIDEAYIDFSAEESWLQRLEGFPNLVITQTLSKAYGLAGIRLGICYASEEIINLLNKIKPPYNVNELTQQRALDRLSKPEEVNREVQLILQERELLQDNLSKMAFVKEIFPSDANFLLVRVEDATAKYRQLLEAGVVVRNRSSQQLCENTLRFTVGTPEENQELLKKLRQLEA
- the hisB gene encoding bifunctional histidinol-phosphatase/imidazoleglycerol-phosphate dehydratase HisB, with the translated sequence MKKVLFIDRDGTLVLEPEDYQLDHFEKLEFFPEVFQYLPRIVKELDYELVMVTNQDGLGTNSFPEDTFWPVQNFILKAFENEGVKFSEIVIDRTFPEDNAPTRKPGTGLLKAYFDTEKYDLENSFVLGDRLTDMELAKNLGAKGIFITGHEELGSAEISVKKDELKKFIRLETSSWKDIYSFLKLEERTACISRKTNETDISIAINLDGTGKSKIDTGIKFFDHMLDQIARHGQMDLDIAVKGDLEVDEHHTIEDTAIALGEVFSKALGNKLGIERYGFALPMDDCLAQVAIDFGGRNWLVWEADFKREMIGAMPTEMFYHFFKSFTDGAKANLNIKAEGTNEHHKIEAIFKAFAKAIKVAVKRDAEKMILPSTKGML
- the hisH gene encoding imidazole glycerol phosphate synthase subunit HisH, with product MKIVIIDYGAGNIQSIKFALERLGYTGILSSDADEIKSADKVIFPGVGEASSAMKKLKSTGLDKVIPQLKQPVLGICLGMQLMCNRSEEGDTEGLGIFDVDVIHFEKNLKVPHIGWNRIKELKSDIFEGISENEFVYLVHSFYAPICSETIAKCDYGVNYSSALQKNNFYGVQFHPEKSSEAGEKILENFLKLDLRS